A section of the Callospermophilus lateralis isolate mCalLat2 chromosome 14, mCalLat2.hap1, whole genome shotgun sequence genome encodes:
- the Mapre3 gene encoding microtubule-associated protein RP/EB family member 3 isoform X1, translating to MAVNVYSTSVTSENLSRHDMLAWVNDSLHLNYTKIEQLCSGAAYCQFMDMLFPGCVHLRKVKFQAKLEHEYIHNFKVLQAAFKKMGVDKIIPVEKLVKGKFQDNFEFIQWFKKFFDANYDGKDYNPLLARQGQDVAPPPNPGDQIFNKSKKLIGTAVPQRTSPTGPKNMQTSGRLSNVAPPCILRKNPPSARNGGHETDAQILELNQQLLDLKLTVDGLEKERDFYFSKLRDIELICQEHESENSPVISGIIGILYATEEGFAPPEDDEIEEHQQEDQDEY from the exons ATGGCCGTCAATGTGTACTCCACATCTGTGACCAGTGAAAATCTGAGTCGCCATGATATGCTTGCATGGGTCAATGACTCCCTGCACCTCAACTATACCAAGATAGAACAGCTCTGTTCAG GGGCAGCCTACTGCCAGTTCATGGACATGCTCTTCCCTGGCTGTGTGCACTTGAGGAAGGTCAAGTTCCAGGCCAAACTAGAACATGAATACATCCACAACTTCAAGGTGCTGCAAGCAGCTTTCAAGAAGATGGGTGTTGACAAA ATCATTCCTGTAGAAAAATTAGTGAAAGGAAAATTCCAAGATAATTTTGAGTTTATTCAGTGGTTTAAGAAATTCTTTGACGCAAACTATGATGGAAAGGATTACAACCCTCTGCTGGCGCGGCAGGGCCAGGACGTAGCACCACCTCCTAACCCAGGTGATCAGATCTTCAACAAATCCAAGAAACTCATTGGCACAGCAG TTCCACAGAGGACATCCCCCACAGGCCCCAAGAACATGCAGACCTCTGGCCGACTGAGCAATGTGGCCCCACCCTGCATCCTCCGGAAGAATCCCCCATCAGCCCGAAATGGTGGCCATGAGACTGATGCCCAAATTCTTGAACTCAACCAACAG CTCCTGGACTTGAAGTTGACAGTGGACGGGCTGGAAAAGGAGCGAGACTTCTACTTCAGCAAACTGCGTGACATCGAGCTCATCTGCCAGGAACACGAGAGTGAAAACAGCCCTGTCATTTCAGGCATCATTGGCATTCTGTATGCCACTGAG GAAGGATTTGCACCCCCTGAGGATGATGAGATTGAAGAACACCAACAAGAAGACCAGGACGAGTACTGA
- the Mapre3 gene encoding microtubule-associated protein RP/EB family member 3 isoform X2, with protein MAVNVYSTSVTSENLSRHDMLAWVNDSLHLNYTKIEQLCSGAAYCQFMDMLFPGCVHLRKVKFQAKLEHEYIHNFKVLQAAFKKMGVDKIIPVEKLVKGKFQDNFEFIQWFKKFFDANYDGKDYNPLLARQGQDVAPPPNPVPQRTSPTGPKNMQTSGRLSNVAPPCILRKNPPSARNGGHETDAQILELNQQLLDLKLTVDGLEKERDFYFSKLRDIELICQEHESENSPVISGIIGILYATEEGFAPPEDDEIEEHQQEDQDEY; from the exons ATGGCCGTCAATGTGTACTCCACATCTGTGACCAGTGAAAATCTGAGTCGCCATGATATGCTTGCATGGGTCAATGACTCCCTGCACCTCAACTATACCAAGATAGAACAGCTCTGTTCAG GGGCAGCCTACTGCCAGTTCATGGACATGCTCTTCCCTGGCTGTGTGCACTTGAGGAAGGTCAAGTTCCAGGCCAAACTAGAACATGAATACATCCACAACTTCAAGGTGCTGCAAGCAGCTTTCAAGAAGATGGGTGTTGACAAA ATCATTCCTGTAGAAAAATTAGTGAAAGGAAAATTCCAAGATAATTTTGAGTTTATTCAGTGGTTTAAGAAATTCTTTGACGCAAACTATGATGGAAAGGATTACAACCCTCTGCTGGCGCGGCAGGGCCAGGACGTAGCACCACCTCCTAACCCAG TTCCACAGAGGACATCCCCCACAGGCCCCAAGAACATGCAGACCTCTGGCCGACTGAGCAATGTGGCCCCACCCTGCATCCTCCGGAAGAATCCCCCATCAGCCCGAAATGGTGGCCATGAGACTGATGCCCAAATTCTTGAACTCAACCAACAG CTCCTGGACTTGAAGTTGACAGTGGACGGGCTGGAAAAGGAGCGAGACTTCTACTTCAGCAAACTGCGTGACATCGAGCTCATCTGCCAGGAACACGAGAGTGAAAACAGCCCTGTCATTTCAGGCATCATTGGCATTCTGTATGCCACTGAG GAAGGATTTGCACCCCCTGAGGATGATGAGATTGAAGAACACCAACAAGAAGACCAGGACGAGTACTGA
- the Tmem214 gene encoding transmembrane protein 214: protein MAARAAGGGRWEVVKKGRRPTAGGGGRGGGGDRRALGEANGVWKYDLTPPIQTTSTLYERGFEKIMKRQNKEQVPPPAVDPKKPANKKQPKKVATVNNQNQKQGRFRSLEEAMRALDVAALQKELDKSQSVFVGNPSVWLKDLASYLNYKLQAPQSEPTLSQHTHDYPYSLVSRELRGIIRGLLAKAAGSLDLFFDHCLFTMLQELDKTPGESLHGYRICIQAILQDKPKIATMNLSKFLELLRSHQNRPAKCLTIMWALGQAGFANLTEGLKVWLGIMLPVLGIKSLSPFAIAYLDRLLLMHPNLTKGFGMIGPKDFFPLLDFAYMPNNSLSPSLQEQLCKLYPRLKVLAFGAKPESTLHTYFPSFLSRATPNCPSGMKKELLGSLTQCLTVDPLSTSIWRQLYIKHLSQSSLLLEHLLKSWERIPKKVQKPLQETIQSFKLTNQELLKKGSSNNQHVVTCDVACKGLLQQARGPRPPWTRLLLLLLVFAIGFLCHDIRSHNSFHASLTGRLLQSSGFLPAGQQVYARLYSYSLQGYSWLEETLPACGSHLLTVVQPSLQQAWAHTNATVSFLSAHCASHLAWFSDSLTSLSQRLQIQLPDTLHQLLHYLRELFLLLYQSVLLPIWHMLLEALSRAQEYCHEVCRGEVTWDCLRTQLNEAVYWTWLCLQDITVAFLDWGLAMISQQ, encoded by the exons ATGGCGGCCAGGGCGGCGGGCGGGGGGCGCTGGGAGGTGGTGAAGAAGGGCCGGCGGCCGACGGCCGGCGGCGGTGGTCGAGGCGGCGGCGGGGACCGCCGGGCGCTCGGGGAGGCGAACGGAGTGTGGAAATACGACCTGACCC CTCCAATCCAGACCACAAGCACCCTTTATGAACGGGGCTTTGAGAAAATCATGAAGAGGCAAAATAAGGAACAGGTTCCACCCCCTGCTGTGGATCCTAAGAAACCTGCCAACAAGAAGCAGCCTAAGAAGGTGGCAActgtcaacaaccaaaaccagaaGCAGGGCCGCTTCCGCAGCCTAGAGGAGGCCATGAGAGCT CTGGATGTGGCAGCTCTGCAGAAGGAACTGGACAAGAGCCAGAGTGTGTTCGTTGGAAACCCCTCTGTGTGGTTGAAGGACCTGGCCAGCTACCTCAACTACAAGCTCCAGGCTCCTCAGAGTGAACCCACACTTAGCCAGCATACTCATG ATTATCCCTACAGCCTGGTGAGCCGAGAGCTGCGCGGGATCATCCGAGGGCTCCTGGCAAAGGCAGCAGGGTCTCTGGACCTCTTTTTTGACCATTGTCTGTTCACCATGTTGCAAGAACTCGATAAGACACCAG GGGAGTCATTACATGGTTACCGCATCTGCATCCAGGCCATTCTACAAGACAAGCCCAAGATTGCCACCATGAATCTGAGCAAG TTCCTGGAACTGCTGAGGTCCCACCAGAACCGGCCAGCAAAGTGCTTGACCATCATGTGGGCCCTGGGACAAGCAGGTTTTGCCAACCTCACCGAGGGACTGAAAG TGTGGCTGGGGATCATGCTGCCTGTGCTGGGCATCAAGTCTCTGTCTCCCTTTGCCATCGCATACCTGGATCGACTGCTCCT GATGCATCCCAACCTCACTAAGGGCTTTGGCATGATTGGCCCCAAGGACTTCTTCCCACTTTTGGACTTTGCCTATATGCCCAACAACTCCTTGTCCCCCAG TCTGCAGGAACAGCTGTGTAAGCTCTACCCCCGACTGAAGGTGCTGGCATTTGGAGCAAAGCCGGAATCTACCCTGCACACCTACTTCCCTTCCTTCCTGTCCAGGGCCACCCCTAACTGTCCGTCTGGGATGAAGAAAGAG CTCCTGGGCAGCCTGACCCAGTGCCTGACAGTGGACCCCCTCAGCACCAGCATCTGGAGGCAGCTGTACATCAAACACCTGTCACAATCCAG CCTGCTGTTGGAGCACTTGCTCAAGTCCTGGGAGCGGATTCCCAAGAAG GTACAGAAGCCTCTGCAAGAAACCATTCAGTCCTTCAAGCTTACCAACCAGGAGCTACTAAAGAAGGGCAGCAGTAACAACCAGCATGTTGTCACCTGTGATGTGGCCTGCAAG GGCTTGTTGCAACAGGCACGGGGCCCTCGGCCACCCTGGACCCGGCTATTGCTATTGCTGCTGGTCTTTGCCATAGGTTTCCTGTGTCATGACATCCGGTCACACAACTCTTTTCATG CCTCCCTCACTGGCAGGTTGCTTCAGTCATCTGGTTTCTTGCCTGCTGGCCAGCAAGTATATGCCAGACTTTACTCCTACAGCCTGCAAGGCTACAG CTGGCTAGAGGAGACATTGCCAGCCTGTGGCTCCCACCTGCTTACCGTGGTACAACCCAGTTTGCAACAGGCCTGGGCCCACACCAATGCCACAGTCAGCTTCCTTTCTGCCCACTGTGCCTCCCACCTTGCCTGGTTCAGTGACAGCCTCACCAGCCTCTCTCAGAGG CTACAGATCCAGCTTCCTGACACCCTGCACCAGCTGCTCCATTATCTGAGGGAGCTGTTCCTGCTTCTCTACCAGAGTGTGCTGCTGCCTATTTGGCATATGCTGCTTGAGGCCCTTTCCCGGGCCCAGGAGTACTGCCATGAGGTGTGCAG AGGTGAGGTGACCTGGGACTGCCTGAGGACACAGCTCAACGAGGCTGTCTACTGGACCTGGCTCTGCCTACAGGACATCACAGTAGCTTTCTTGGACTGGGGACTTGCCATGATATCCCAGCAATAG